From the Solanum pennellii chromosome 4, SPENNV200 genome, one window contains:
- the LOC107016262 gene encoding uncharacterized protein LOC107016262, producing the protein MASINPSYRYANAATSSIDSLRSSSKSDPSSSIDLSPHPHNPHSSSRAITRLHAPSTTRHNFGSLVKKLVEHKSGPSMKSKPKGELKLIVPADFVAKRGNGLSALHKKLFKGIVKRDEGSEKKKKALTEVKANTRSLAMVLRSERELLSMNKEQENEIEELKLVIEEKNKEVEKLKDLCLKQREEIRSLKNAVLFPDVMNSQLQELVEKQGSELKQANQLIPSLQKQVTSLTGQLQCLAYDLAEVKADKYPLRGCYDSLDSSPRSPEYDQEEAVNSLEFSSENTISPGSPDDMLLKDLNPCLTPYSAKTKSKEFEFNSPDDKNLLRNNIQVYHDTSYSYSSCASKVSKSSGCCQSSNAANNSIRAARGSDESKYTYRKQIHNMF; encoded by the exons ATGGCTTCAATCAACCCATCGTATCGGTACGCCAACGCCGCCACTTCTTCCATAGATTCTCTCCGATCTTCTTCCAAATCCGACCCTTCATCCTCCATCGACTTATCGCCTCACCCTCACAATCCCCACTCCTCCTCACGCGCTATAACGCGCCTTCACGCGCCGTCCACCACACGCCACAACTTTGGGTCTTTGGTCAAGAAATTGGTGGAGCACAAATCTGGGCCGTCGATGAAATCGAAGCCTAAGGGTGAGCTGAAACTGATTGTTCCAGCAGATTTCGTGGCGAAAAGGGGAAATGGATTGAGTGCTTTGCATAAGAAGTTGTTCAAGGGAATAGTGAAAAGAGATGAAGGGagtgagaagaagaagaaggcttTAACTGAAGTTAAAGCGAATACGAGGAGCTTAGCTATGGTGTTAAGAAGTGAGAGGGAGTTGTTGAGTATGAACAAGGAGCAAGAGAATGAGATTGAGGAACTCAAATTGGTGATTGAAGAGAAAAACAAAGAG GTTGAGAAGTTAAAGGATTTGTGTTTGAAGCAGAGGGAAGAGATAAGGTCGTTGAAAAATGCCGTACTATTCCCGGATGTTATGAATTCTCAACTTCAGGAACTTGTGGAGAAGCAGGGATCAGAACTCAAACAGGCAAACCAGCTTATACCAAGTCTACAAAAGCAAGTCACTTCTCTTACAGGACAACTACAATGCCTCGCCTATGATCTTGCTGAG GTTAAAGCAGATAAATACCCTCTAAGAGGGTGTTATGATTCTCTTGATAGCTCCCCAAGGTCACCAGAATACGATCAAGAAGAGGCAGTGAATTCTCTG GAATTCAGTTCTGAGAACACAATTTCCCCCGGTAGTCCAGATGACATGCTTCTCAAGGACTTAAATCCATGCTTAACGCCTTATTCTGCCAAGACGAAGTCCAAG GAATTTGAGTTCAATTCTCCTGATGACAAGAATTTGCTTAGAAACAATATACAAGTGTACCATGACACTAGCTACAGCTACAGTTCTTGTGCAAGCAAAGTATCGAAAAGTTCAGGCTGTTGTCAAAGTTCAAATGCAGCCAACAATTCAATTCGCGCAGCTCGTGGATCTGATGAAAGCAAATACACATACAGAAAGCAGATCCACAACATGTTCTAA